gtccaGGTTCCCtggaatgtcgtggctgagaacagttgctatttgaaaagactagtcgatttcatgcccattcgactgcaagatgtgatcgagatgtggggaagatagactaaatattgaatcggaGTGGACCATAGCCACTTCTTTACGAGACGGAAAGGAAATGTTCCTGAAATTCATGAATCGGAGGGCTCCGGTCCATTTCGAGGCTTGTTCTTTATATTCACGATTTCTATCTGATGTAATAAATTCTACTTATATAGTTGAAGCGTTGGCAGTGCGCGTAGACAAAGATATGTATAAAAGTGAGGTAGGTCCTACTGGTatgtatacaattattaatttgcatatacagtacagtatttttaacacatcgtgtcccgcttagagggatcgagaaataaattctCCGAGTTTCAGAGAATGCTCAATgtaactcgatgtgtgcgccgagttgctctgcagacatctaaacggtattcaacctcccgccaagtgttctgtagcatttgtggagtcagtagcgcagctgcatttgtgatgcgttgcctcagttccttcaaagtgttagctctgccgctttggtacacagcatccttcacaaagccccaCAAAAAAAGTCCAAGGAGTCAGATCCAGTGACCTGGGTGGTCAGGCAAGAGatcctcgtcttccgatccatctaTCGGTGAATTTTTCATCCAAAAACTCACGCACCCGTTGATGATAATTGGATGGGGCCCCAttctgctgaaaaaccgatcctgggggaaGTTCGTCAAAAACAAAGTTCCGCAACATATCCAGATACACATTTCCTGTGATTGTAGCCTCtacgaagaagaatggtccaatgactcgcgtaacagatttttcttctgcaagtcatagcacacactgaactttctgttgtggtatCCACATGGTGTTTACCATAGCGTGTTTCCTACAAAATGGCGCTAGATTTGTTTTAGTGCCCTagcaacaaacaaatgaaattacgcataaacaaacgaaagttacgcatgcagctctTTTCATactttgttgcataaacttggacagtttctctatcttgtcagatgtaaatcacaacgatatcttaatctgattttaaatggtgagcatttattactcaatccctctaagcgggacacggtgtattttccTGAGAGGAAATGAGTTCATATCCGTCGAATTTATAGCTACAAACCAAACACTTTATAAAGCACAGCGAGGTataggaaaaaatataaaaaatgcgtTACCGGTAGTGGAAGATTGCGGTCAAGTCTCTATTTTCCTCGTTGAGTCAGCTTGTATTAGTTAGTCTAACAGCCCTGGCAACTGGCAAATAATCCATTTAATGCCTATACAAAAGTTTCACAGTCTGGATTTTAAAAACACTGTAATTTTTCTACCTTCTATCACTAATATACACTTTCTTTCAGTTACATTTTCTCTGTACCGGTATACGAAattacggaagaaagaaagactGGCTAGCGAGAGACCCTGCGTGAACGATGACGTAATCGTACGCAGTTATAAGCTTAGCATCAAGCCTGACAAACCTCATTCCGTGGAGTGTATTGGTAGTGTGTTGGTGTGTCAAGTGAGATCAAAATGAAAAGTGCATTGTTTTATATCACCATCGCTGTTCTTATTCAGACAGGTAAAATTAAGCTTATTAATAATGAAGTGTAAGAAAAATATGTAGGAAATAGGTTAGGTTCATTACGTCTAGTCATTTGAAAACTCGCCAAGCAGCTTTCAAAGCACACAAATACTGTCTGTATTGGGCATGCCTTGTATTGTATCATTCATGATTTTGTTATGCAAGTATGGTCTTGATTACGGCCCTCGTTGCGAAAATGAAGTGTACATGTGAACAGCATTTACCCAATATAATGTCATATTACAGTGCATTATATTCTTCTGAGTTGAAccttttcttcatattatagaCTTATGTGTTAAGATGTTAGTACACttttaagataggcctattttcaGAAATGTCATGAATCCTTGGCTATCTTTGACTTCTTGCAATTCAGTAACTTTAAggttataataaatgtattacagGTCACCGAACATGCCAGTGATTGAAGTTCCGGTACTATAAGTGCAGTAAGTTAAACTGAGCATGAACTGATAAAATACACGTTAGAAAAACGATATAATTATGCACATTATCTCAGCATGTAACAGAGTATCTGCATTTAATACATAGCTAATTCAGTTCAGATGTCTGGAATTCGATAACAACAACGCAGGGATTTTGATCCAAATATCCCAATTTGCTTGACTTCGTTACCAAAATGGTaatctggcccgggttcgatcatTTCCAgccatttctataaaataaaatttaaactgaGAACCAATAATAACAGGTGTTCCACTCCTTTTGGCTGATGCAATTTGCAATTATATCACTCTAGTTTTGATACATATAAAATTAGGTACCTTAATACATGGGGAAATCACTCAGAATgactaaagaaataataatagaattcaAAGACGCGGGTTCCAGGTGCGGgtgtattgtataggcctatctgtatTTTGTAAAATGCTTGGTTTTGTTTAAATATAGTCTAACAAATTCACCAGGAGCCTATAtaggattttggtttgtggggggAGAGGGACAAGGAAAACGTTTTAAaactatttagtaatttattgaaTTAGGGCTTTATGTACAttatgtaaattgaattatttaccGTTTCCAAATGAAGTGTTTATTAATACTACAGTTCTTTTATTATATCACTGCCAGTGAGTGACCGGTAAATTTTAAATGGCCCATCTTCGTCATGGACGTCAGAGCATTAAAGCTCACTGCgaacttttctctctctctctcccgtaTTGCAAACGTGATGTTGCAGAGGCACAGAGATAAAATGCAAAATCTGTACTAAGTGAATTTGTCTGAGTGATCCCCTTGTATTAAGGTGACTCTGTATGTGTTAAAATGTTTCCCAGAATTTACACCCCTAGAACGTAAGATTACCAAAATATCTTAATAGATCCCAGCCTACGTGACAGTTTAAGGCCGAGGTTCAATCTCGCAAGATGCTGTTAGATTGACAGTTAAAGCAGTTGTGGAGTAGATGATCGTTTCACGAATTTAACTTCTTTTTTTCCATTGCAATCCGTTGATTTTGAATAGCTTCTGTAAATTataagtttgtaaaataaaaaatcattatcCTACCTCGGTGAAAATCGTTTGATGGATTTTCGTAAAATTTGAGAAGAATTATGTATATTATTCGGCGACAAAAATAATTCACAAAACacgagtggtaagcacaataagcctcaggctgcagtggaAACATTCGGGCCCCtcctctataaaaaaaaattggttaaaCTAGTGCAGATAATTTccttcgtactccgcttatacGCCTTCAAATGTTTAAAGCTCTTTCCTTAATCACACCAAcgtaactttggtgacattacgaaagtttcacgctagtgtacatTCGTGCTGtgccttttatatatatatacgaatcTCCGAccgatatggcatagttgcgccccgcggtcaattggcagacctaggcatggcataattgcgccccgaagaaatcaggtagcagaagggacatgacatagttgcgccccgaagaaatcaggtagcagaatggacatggcatagttgcgccccgatgggcatagtacacacgaaagtgattgtcataaaataaataaattacttaaaaatattacagtgatagctgctttgaaatcaggtaggcctaccatatgatcaattttgctatttaaaataacacttttttattgatcacacacaataaatgaactgcattttttgtttctacatcgatatcttaaccctacggtacagggttccgaaaattgaaacttagaaccattgtgaattaggctattaactctttacccttttcactaaacttaacattcattttagattaacctcactatacgccacagacggtgtgaaaatcactaataaaatgtcaagactgctaaggccccatattccaacggctcacttatttgaataatatgtcagttaataaagtaccggtactgccgacttcatggtattcattttaacagtaggctattgataatcactgcataaacagtagaaaaacagttaataaagtactgccaacttcattgtgttaattttaataaatattaaatcgaataagaaatcaataaggttggttgattatgagattcgagtttccgtagtgtctttttctctacctatttcatcggggcgcaactatgccatgcccctttctctacttgatgggaacggggcgcaactatgcccacaaaacagggacccttttttatctgctgcatcttatctgaccgtggggcgcaactatggccTTTATCGTTAATGATCTGCTATATTTGTTAagtaataaacaactttttaacaAATGTAcagatcattaataataataataataataataataataataataataatataattttcataaaattacctGAGCTTATGTATGCAGGATGTAACAATACATTTCGGGTGTATTGAATTCCTACTGAAGTGCCAAGTAGCTTTTCTGCTTAAATTTTTATGTGGTGTGTTTTTGTATCCCATGAATAACAAGAAAAACTACATAGTTTGGATCAGAAAgcaaactgttttaatataattttgtcatAGCCCTACTGAATTCGTGTAGCCAACTATTAAAAAGTggagtaatttaaaatatttattacggACAGTTTAAACGATAATCTTCATTATGCATTCTTGTTCCAATATTCTGAGTACTCGAAACATTGttgaataatgaaagtaattcCACAATGTTAATTGATACATAACGATTCAACAGATTAATTCTTAGTTTCACATACCGTAGtatgaaatcataataaaattatgcaagAAAGTAGACGAATGATCTCTTCGTATATGTGGTCGATCGGCTGTgtattcattgttttattatgcggGATGTGCTGTGTGCTAGCTTCAGAAGATGTGTACCAAGAAAGATAAGAATAGAACAACCCCTCCCCTCCGTAAAACCACATTCCAGTTCTTCTAAAGTTTTCTTTAAACTTAAGGTCACATTCCTAGCAAAAGATAGCGCCCAATTAAGGAAAATAAAGATAGTAATTAGTCATAACGATAAAACAAAATACTTTTAGTTAACACATTAAGTTTATAGAACTGATCTCATCTGCAGTAACCAAGGGATTTCTGCAGGCTACCAAACCTAAATATTTTCTAGTGCTCAAAGTACTTTCCAATTAGTAGACTATTCTTTAAGGGGTTTTGTCATTAATAGGGTcaaaactgcaaatattttatttgcttatattaAAGAGCGTTCTTTTCTGAATAATCTTCTATACGGTACTTTATAGATCTATATATGCCGAGAATATTATTTGTGTTGAGGAGATGTAGGGTTACCATgggaagaaattctataggaggacattgTTGAAAAAAgcaggactttttaaaaattggtatgaacaaaattaaagataaaaataatggctcaccttagttttctcactagttgctggatcagtattacatctgtaccctacttatcggtggagcccactttgtccttgaaattatatttcactatgatgatacctctgaccgtatacgatttcgttcttttgtccattgagcagatattatggaaaatactctctcagcacttccattgtgacttgggataaataactagaattgacatatttttaaaagttctgagaaagtttcagtgctcgcagaactattgtaattgaagaatttgcactattgtttatctaaagttaaatctttgttaaaattaatttgattggcatatctttgtacattgcagaataaaattaataaaacagcttagaatcatgaatagtgacatttttagagtgtaagaattcaatgcatgtcaataggtcatcatattttatgtttttttatgtgctccagcttcaaccattgaaagcagttaaattctttcataggtttttcaccatttgtttagatattctatgcatagtgttcaatattcatattaattctagttgaaatgtgaaatgcgggacatttcaattttttttttaaatgcctgccggacaggataaaatgattaaaaaagaggacatgtcctctttttgtCAGACGAATGGTAACTCTAAGTAGATGTGCTTATTGAAATTATGGTGCCATAATGACCAATAACATACATTTTACTCCAAAACACTGTTTTTCGAAACCAATATTTTCCAAGTTATTAGAACACTTTGTAGAAGAACTATTTGAGCTAGATTTATGAAATTTTCAGACTATCTTACCGTATGTATGACAATGTTGTCCTATCAGATTTATTGAAGTACGTTAAAATCATTCTGACctactacatttgtttatatgagagaaaaaagaatttttttattattaacaaattcaaatgtgcCTCAGGACCATAATATTTAAAGGACTGGTCTTTCTGCAAAGAATGCCTTCTACTACTTCTGAGTCAATGGGATTGAAGtttctttgaaatttgaaatgtgggaaaagagaaaattgtAACAATGTATGTGCATGTAGCtgttgtaataatataattaatgaaaacttATATTTCCTTTTCAAGAAGTAAAGTAATGTATTAGAACTTCTCGTACATATTTAAAAAGTAGAAAAGTATATAAgccctaataaaaaaaataagaaacatatAGGTACTGGTATGAACCTAAGCTGAGAcgatataaaatgtaatattatgttttcacATCTATGCATGGCTCAAGAACAAACTCCCCTTGAAGTTGAATCTCAATTTTAatggtctaattttcagaggAAAGGTAGTtttgaatgtgaagaattcatatagAACGTCAGTCGACTTAAAAACACTAAAGAAAATAGCTAAAAATTGGAAACAATtgatagatttattttttttattttagtaggttatgagGTTTATTTTGTACCGGTAGCAAAAGTAGATTTAATTTTCAAGACAGCAAGTATTCTTGTGTAAAAGATGATTACAATATCTCCCGTAGGcttactgaaaaaaaataaataaataaaaaaaaaataaataaagagctcTAAGCtcttgtaaggaaattaatatatatatatatatatatatatatatatatatacatacacaatattatattaataacataattacttactttcttcacctttttattttattaaatactcCGTTATCATCCTATGTTTACCCATATAGCTATATGAAAATATGTGCCGGTTCAACATGTTTAAATTGGatatataatttgtaatactTTAAAATAAACTCATATGTTACGTTTTTGGCTCTAATATGTTCTTTAATGTTTCAGGCATCagtttaaaatgttacatatgtAACTCCATGAGCAATCAGAATTGTGGAGATCCTATTGAAAAAGATAAACTGAAAAAGGAAGAATGTACACCGAATCTTCTGGAAGAAGCTAAAACTGGTATCCAGAATTTAGCAAATCAATTGGGATTTGGTGTTCCTAAGGTCGATATGAAATTCGCATGTTCGAAATTGAAAATACAAGGTAGGAACATTAATTCTAACGACTGTGAAATAGATATTGGTGTACACTTCATGAGATGACATTTACCAGGGTTGCTAGATTTTTCCCGAgtgaaatcgggatatcagaagttAATTGGAGAAATTATTAAGATTTTATGTACGATTTCTAATCTGTTTCTACAAAGAGATGTTCACGTGCTTTAGTCATTTTTGCCTCCCTGAGAAGCATTAAAATACGAAAGGCACACACTACAAtgatataagttttttttttttattaaccacGAGTATGTTTTAACCATTCACCATTAAATTTACTTTGCAACGTTTGTTTCTTTTTCGAGACCATTACTGAATCCATGTTCTAAAATAGTTCATTAGACTATATAAGAAAGTAATATacgttattatattaaattgtcattattgtaaaatacgaaatcaaaatcattatttttttgcCACTAAACGCACATAAAATCTACACTGTTTACTAACTGTAAGAGTACAACTAAGTACGGAAACAGATTAATGAATGCGATAAAACTTGGGGAAATACAGTCTTGTGAGTAAGCTTATCATTCTTTATCACCGTCAGCTGAGTTGTCTCTTTTACAATTTTGCCATTTGAATTAGCGTATACATCAAAATAAGCTATTGGAGAATTGGGAATATAGGATTTGTTTAAATATActctaatatctgtaaaatctttttttttttttactatttctaactgactttaattaatatttgagattTCACGAAGTATATAGGGGTAAATCCCGCCTGAATCGGAATACTGGCAACCCTGATATTTACAGCCAGGGGAAATCTTTGGTGCTAGTCGacagattgtttttttttctccacagAATGGATTTTTATGCGCAGATTTAGTGACAGAGTTGCAATTGGAGTGAAGATATGACAATATTCTTGCTCATGTAGTAAATAGCATACTGGTTAAAACAGAACAAAATGTGCTTATCTCTGTATGTAACCTCTTATCTTGCCAAATATTAGCCCGCTGATTTATTAAACATGATACACTAATGTAAAAACTAAAAACTACATGAAATAAAAACTacctgttattaaaaaaaaatattgactaTATTTACATGAACTTTTTTACTTTTTAGGTCCTCCATTCATTCCTGAAAGATTTCCCACATATTAGTTAAAACGATATGTATAGATGATCATTATTTTTCGAAATTCAGTCATGTGAATTCaaataaacatcttaaaaatcttGTACATTGCTTCCAAACATTACTTCGCTGGATTTTAGATTGTAAATTATATGGCAGGTTATACCCaattagataagaaaagaaactcTGATATGTGAAGAACTAAAAATATTACCActccatccacacctgtggagtaacggttagcgtgtctggtcgcgaaaccaggtggcttgggttcgattcccggttggggcaagttacctggttgaggttttttctggggttttcccttatgagcaaatgatggataactattggtgctggaccccggactcatttcaccggcattgtcaccttcatctcattcagacgctaaataacctaagatgttgataaagcgtcataaaataacctgctaaaaaataaaaaaaaaatatattaccactCCTGGACCATTTGGATTgttataggaataaatggaaaaACCATATATTTCAGATGGACACTAGTCGAATTCTATGCcaaattctttattatttacCCAAAGGAAAGAGATCAATAGGAAGACCTAACAAAAGATGATTTGAGACTGTAAATAGGCCAGCAGCAGCCTGATacatgataggaagaagaagaatagaagaATTATACCAAGAACGGAGAAGCAAACATCCAATCAATAAGTTAGCAAAGCATTTCAGTGTATCTTGTTTAAAGTTGTGAAGGTGATGGTAACAAAATGTGTCTGATGGCAAACATTCACAACAGCCTTATGCGCCCATGTGGAGTAACAGAACATGAGTGAGTGTATTAAAGATGTGTAttaccaagctctcagactcattactggtggaatcaaaacaactccaatagattctatgagattcctcactaatattaacagcatcaaaatgacaatagaagaaaaagcactgattcaatatgaaaaacttattagattaccaggaaacaattggcattcatacagtcctctctgtagattgaaaactcaaaaaagtttcatatccattgttcaagaattaaaacagaaaatcaatatcccgaatttaaaagaaaatctacaaattaaaccaaaccctttaactctattaaatatggaatataatctaaatttaacagaagaaatactgaaatcagaagtaaacactgaaatactaaaacaattgtctttagagacaattaatattagataccctccacaaaactggcttcatttatacaccgacagatccttgatatccagagaacaaggtgccggtgcaggtgttacgtgctgtctcttctcactttatagatctcttgggtatggaacaacaagttttgatggagaaatcattgcaataagtgaaagtctcaggaatcttctatgccacatcagtaaatttaggaatgcagttatattgtcagactccaaagcagctattctatcaatagtctctaaacacacaccttcatctcaaacagcagaaataactaaaatgctctctcaattaatatcactcaataaaagaattgtattccaatggataccatcccattgtggaatcctgggaaacgagaatgcggatgctttagcaaagaagggcagcactgctacttacagacctgttactaaatctacatattactctgtgaaaagatttattaaatctacatagttagacttcaacaaacaacatttgataacacaatcccaagggaaaaaatggaactctctgcatcaagatccacagttaattcccgatttaccacgaaaatcgtctgtagctgcatttagattagcaacaggccatgattgtttggccaaacacctgcatagaattggaatatatcagtcccctaactgtccattgtgcaactcaaaccaagaaatggattcggaacacctcaaaatctgtgcttcagtggctggtcatgataatatctttgaaaaatattggaatgcaagaggtcaaatgactttattgtcaaacgcctggcattagaaaacaacaacattaaagATGTAAGAAGAGCTATAGCAATATATCGATATTGATGTGTCAGTAATAGGAAATGTTGTTGGATGCGAAGTAGTAATAAAAACTAATTATAAAATCCTCCATAAACTTGATTTATACTCAGAATTCACCTGCGAACTTCTTGCATTCGAAGAAGCATTGCTATACATATACATCGAGTCCCAGTAAATGTTCTTGGTATTCCTATTGACCAATCAGCAGTGGATCTCCCCTGCTACCGCAGGGGCTTGCTGTAGATTGGCTGACTTATCGCTCCATGTATTAGCTGAGCAGTGAGTTCAGCTATGAATAAGTTCAGTTCATTCTCCTATATTGTGTTGTTTTTTGCAATGGTTACATATTTAATGCGTGAACATGTAGGCCAGGGGTTGGCAGAACATCAACGTAGGTGACGACATACAAAACGCAAGACGAGGGGTGGTAGAAAGCAGTAGGCTGGAGGGAGGAGAGGACTGAATGTCGCCCGTAGAGTCTGGAAATAAGTAATCAAACTATATGATGTCTTAGCATCCTTCTGATGGATTTGAAATTACTAATCAGTCTGTCCCGATGTTTTAATTAGTGAAGTGAAATCTGGTTTTCCATCATAAattgcaatttgtaattgctcGAATGAATATTGGTCTGCATGCTTTACATTTAAcgtgtttcatttttttaaagaaattgctCACATTATATGTCGAGCCGAATATTGAAACAAGCACCAAATGACCTAAGGAGtggatatttttaattgtagtgaATTTTCGGGAAATTTTTAAATCTGAGAAATTTTTCCTTATTTAGACTtctttgcaaagtttcaaaattttataatatcaaaAACTGATATTTGGCAACACCTTTCccttaatcagtattaatattatgccAAGGTACATGCGTGACAATGGAGTTTTGTATAATGTCTCTTATGGTGGTAATATGAAACCCTTTAAGGAGTTTAGAAcattaaacatattacattttcttcctgtgcactacaaaagaatttctcttcccattcttctaCAAATATTCGTTTTGTTGCACTCTTTACGTTTAATGGTTTGGAAACAGACATGCTGATCGCCAGTTACGTATGTACTCTTCCTGTCCTGTGTGGAGAGATGCATTAGTGAATTGGCCCTGCATAACTGTGACGTAAGATGCCGCTTGCTGTATGA
This region of Periplaneta americana isolate PAMFEO1 chromosome 13, P.americana_PAMFEO1_priV1, whole genome shotgun sequence genomic DNA includes:
- the LOC138712161 gene encoding UPAR/Ly6 domain-containing protein CG9338-like, with the protein product MKSALFYITIAVLIQTGISLKCYICNSMSNQNCGDPIEKDKLKKEECTPNLLEEAKTGIQNLANQLGFGVPKVDMKFACSKLKIQGSSDDTLIMRSCTLAKTDSLDPCANTDLFKKLTNGDGEVKFCGTCEDDGCNGSSHLSLTAMLTLLVPCLLIFLQ